The genomic region AAAGGCAAAGAGCAGAGGAATAACCATTAGCAAACAAGAGTGAACAAAAGGAGGGAAAGTGGGGGTTTGAATTTCTCTGTCTAACTGAAAATTAACCAGAAGATCCAGCCAAAGGTAAATTGAAGTGTCAGCTGAAATGATAGGACttaatatgatatatatgtatatatgtatatgtacatacattatatatgtgtgtatgtgtacacatacatacatatagctataaatattatatacagtatatgtatttatacaaatacatgaaaacagaaaaacagaaaaaaactccACAGCCACAGAGACTTTGTCCAAAATAAATATACTTGTGACTGTATAAAAGTaccatcaaaaatatttattgttgttgtttgtccttttttgaagaggaccaataacttcatgggtgaattggatttaagtgaggcagagttggcaCAAAGGCAtcaacctcattctctcttccagaaccattgaagtccagtggcaagacaaaagtcaagatgattggcaatggcttgtgatgcagtagatgaccttggcatcttcaatgtctgatcaagctctaagagCCACACAGTACTGCTTCAGCTGCTAttaaaataaattgttctcatccaccacTTGTGCCTTcagaagtcttcccatgtttggggtagacatgcCCCTAGCTCAcagacaggtttgaggcctgttggttaccctcaacctggtttagcccatctgctgggAAGGTTTTACTAGAGTGTGGCCACTGAGCATGCTATAGTTTCTTGGAGCCCCAGGTAAGAATTGGGTGATAGGTGGACACGAAAGgaatgagtagccctgaaaagggcttggcaagatttcataccagaggtgctggtcctccctgaacaccccccATACCTCTTGTAAGCTTATTAATATTAAACTCTATTCTGTTTAATGCCAACTGAAAATTATTGAATCCCTGGTCCAAATAACACTTATTaagttattttagttttcaacaagcCATTTTTCAACCAAATACTGTATAACCATTTATGTCTAGTTTTATGATTTGTATTCTATAGAATTTACTGTATGCTAAAGTCCTCCAAGAAATAGCAATATGTACTTCTTAGATGATTGTTGACTCCTCACTAAAAGATTGGAGGGCAATTCTTCATGTGTTACTGGTAActtttatagtaaaaaaaaaatttaaacaagtgGTAGCATCATCTTTGTTGGAAAATACATAAATTAGCCTGTGCCGCTTCTACTTCTAGTGAACACCAAATGGCGGACGACGCCGGTGCTGCAGGAGGTGCGGGAGGCCCCGGGGGCCCCGGAGTCGGAGGTCGGGGTGGCTTCCGCGGTGGCTTCGGCAGTGGGGGCCGAGGTCGAGGCCGGGGCCGTGGCCGAGGCCGAGGCCGGGGCCGCGGAGCCCGGGGAGGAAAGGCCGAAGACAAGGAGTGGGTTCCTGTCACCAAGCTGGGCCGCCTAGTTAAGGACATGAAGATCAAGTCTTTGGAAGAGATCTATCTTTTCTCGCTCCCGATCAAGGAGtctgagatcatagatttcttcCTGGGATCTTCATTGAAGGATGAGGTTCTGAAGATCATGCCTGTCCAGAAACAAACTAGAGCTGGACAGCGTACTAGGTTCAAGGCTTTTGTGGCCATCGGTGACTACAATGGCCATGTTGGTCTGGGTGTCAAGTGCTCCAAGGAAGTGGCCACAGCTATTCGTGGTGCTATCATTCTGGCCAAGCTGTCCATTGTTCCTGTGAGACGTGGCTACTGGGGGAACAAGATTGGCAAGCCTCACACAGTGCCCTGCAAGGTCACTGGGCGATGTGGATCGGTTCTGGTGCGCCTGATCACCGCTCCTAGAGGTACTGGCATTGTCTCAGCTCCTGTGCCTAAGAAACTCCTGATGATGGCTGGAATTGATGACTGCTATACTTCTGCAAGAGGCTGTACTGCCACTCtgggcaactttgctaaagctaccTTTGATGCCATCTGTCGGGGGCGACCCCTACCGCCGCCTCTacttaccctgccctcgggtcttcggacgtctccggctcctctcgggggaaACGAGAGGAGAAACACCAGGCAGAACACTGGAGGAGTAGGCAaacagctttattgcatggcttGATAGAAGTTCCCCCCGACCTCCTCTGGGGTGCGCCTTATATACCCTATCGGGGTGTTCCGGGTTGGCTCcttcccagttcctccccgagggtggagctcctccagtaagagccgcccaGGTGCTGAGGTGGCGAAAGCCACACAGGCATTGCCatgtcagcaggtccagactccctggcgtctcactaccctctcgggggggcctgggtccagagcgcccctaacagccatctccaaaacatacagctatctAACCCCAGACCTGTGGAAGGAGACTGTGTTCACTAAGTCTCCCTATCAGGAATTCACCGACCATCTTGTGAAGACTCACACTCGAGTGTCTGTCCAGAGGACCCAGGCAGCTGCTGTGGCAACCACGTAGatgtttttaataaacaaattgAACTAtgcctgctaaaaaaaaaaaaaaattagcctgtGCTTACTCAACCTACTGATTGAGCTATGAGTTAGAATTTAGAACTTGTATGGCTCTTCAACTCAGTAAAGAGAGttgtgaattcaaattctgattttggggtcagctaggtggcgcagtgagtagagcaccggccctggagtcaggaggacctgagttcaaattggcctcagacacttgacacacttactagctgtgtgaccttgggcaagtcacttaaccccaactggcTTGcattccccccttcaaaaaaaaacccaacaaattctGATTTTGAATATTCTATGCTTTTTTGTGAAATCCTTATTCTTCTTATTCTGGAAAATGGGGAATATAAcattttaacttaaaaatttAGTTAAcatgcaagcatttattaagagcctactatgtgccagacactgtaccaagtgctaggaatataaagacaaaaatgattaagtctctgccctcaaggagtttgcattctattgcAGGAGACAAGTACATATCTGAGTATATAGAAAAGGTAAGCTGAGGGAGGGGAAAGCTTTATCTCAAAATCTCTTTTCAGTATAACTAACCTT from Trichosurus vulpecula isolate mTriVul1 chromosome 8, mTriVul1.pri, whole genome shotgun sequence harbors:
- the LOC118828887 gene encoding 40S ribosomal protein S2-like, which translates into the protein MADDAGAAGGAGGPGGPGVGGRGGFRGGFGSGGRGRGRGRGRGRGRGRGARGGKAEDKEWVPVTKLGRLVKDMKIKSLEEIYLFSLPIKESEIIDFFLGSSLKDEVLKIMPVQKQTRAGQRTRFKAFVAIGDYNGHVGLGVKCSKEVATAIRGAIILAKLSIVPVRRGYWGNKIGKPHTVPCKVTGRCGSVLVRLITAPRGTGIVSAPVPKKLLMMAGIDDCYTSARGCTATLGNFAKATFDAISISKTYSYLTPDLWKETVFTKSPYQEFTDHLVKTHTRVSVQRTQAAAVATT